A window of the Phycicoccus sp. M110.8 genome harbors these coding sequences:
- a CDS encoding SHOCT domain-containing protein, which translates to MMYDDRGWGWGWWMMGGGLLLLLLVLVAAVVAIVVAARPPRETHLTTGTPPVQGQGPSPSDEALRELDLRFARGEVDEDGYRRTRELLTHPPAG; encoded by the coding sequence ATGATGTACGACGACCGCGGCTGGGGTTGGGGCTGGTGGATGATGGGCGGCGGCCTGCTGCTGCTCCTGCTGGTGCTCGTGGCCGCCGTGGTGGCCATCGTGGTGGCCGCACGCCCGCCGCGGGAGACGCACCTGACGACCGGCACCCCGCCGGTGCAGGGTCAGGGACCCAGCCCGTCCGACGAGGCCCTGCGCGAGCTCGACCTGCGGTTCGCCCGCGGCGAGGTGGACGAGGACGGGTACCGGCGCACCCGCGAGCTGCTCACCCACCCGCCGGCCGGCTGA
- a CDS encoding SDR family oxidoreductase, with the protein MSERADLSSIPAQEQEWPGSLADLDPRPDHGETSWQGRGRLTGRRALVTGGDSGIGRATAIAFAKEGADVAIAHLPQEQADADDTVAAIRAEGRKGVSFATDLREHQANVELADHAVSALGGLDVLVCNAAFQMSHDELREFPPDQVRRTFETNVFSTFWLVHELAPQLADGGSIVVTTSVQAYQPSSHLVDYAATKAALTNMVVNLAQELGTQGTRVNAVAPGPIWTPLIPATMSADKVEGFGSDVPLGRAGHPVEVAAAYVFLASDEASYVSGTVLGVTGGKPVF; encoded by the coding sequence ATGAGCGAACGCGCAGACCTCTCGTCGATCCCCGCCCAGGAGCAGGAGTGGCCCGGCAGCCTCGCGGACCTGGACCCGCGACCCGACCACGGCGAGACCTCCTGGCAGGGACGGGGCCGGCTCACCGGGCGGCGCGCCCTGGTCACCGGCGGCGACTCCGGCATCGGCCGGGCCACCGCGATCGCCTTCGCGAAGGAGGGCGCGGACGTCGCCATCGCCCACCTTCCCCAGGAGCAGGCCGACGCCGACGACACCGTCGCGGCGATCCGGGCGGAGGGCCGGAAGGGCGTGTCCTTTGCCACCGACCTGCGGGAGCACCAGGCCAACGTCGAGCTCGCCGACCACGCGGTGTCGGCCCTGGGCGGCCTCGACGTGCTGGTCTGCAACGCCGCGTTCCAGATGTCCCACGACGAGCTGCGCGAGTTCCCGCCCGACCAGGTGCGGCGGACGTTCGAGACCAACGTGTTCTCGACCTTCTGGCTGGTGCACGAGCTGGCGCCGCAGCTGGCCGACGGCGGCAGCATCGTGGTGACGACCTCCGTGCAGGCCTACCAGCCCAGCTCCCACCTCGTGGACTACGCCGCCACCAAGGCAGCCCTGACGAACATGGTCGTCAACCTGGCCCAGGAGCTCGGCACCCAGGGCACCCGCGTCAACGCGGTCGCTCCCGGGCCGATCTGGACGCCCCTCATCCCCGCGACGATGTCCGCGGACAAGGTCGAGGGCTTCGGGTCGGACGTGCCGCTGGGCCGCGCCGGGCACCCGGTGGAGGTGGCCGCGGCCTACGTCTTCCTGGCCTCGGACGAGGCGAGCTACGTGTCCGGGACCGTCCTCGGCGTCACCGGCGGCAAGCCGGTCTTCTGA